In Salinibacterium sp. NK8237, the following proteins share a genomic window:
- a CDS encoding MFS transporter, producing the protein MRPTHSIPAVSSASSASAAAPLATRRAVRGGIFGNYVDQFDIFLPVIALAPASAQLFGSDNLVGNAGLIFVATLLGRPIGAAIFGSISDRIGRTATTKVALLGVALTTLLIAFVPDHTVLGGGTLAAILLLRFVGGIFLGGEYTSAIPLAMEWSRPERRGLVSGLIMWMSPWANASIAGMVFVLQSVLDAAAYNQWGWRALFVLGSLLAFTMLFYYRARVEESPQWQRPLQRTNPLKEILVGRHRRALWQVFIMMSGLWLLTNMAIPVLAGQLGSGAGALGATGTLDGRTLSFAMMIGTAASALTMAACGHLSTFTGRRRFFIGFGVLTAMGGPLAFFAAFAAPTLGQLVLGVVALQVVTVSAYGPVGAYLVERFPTSVRASGYGVGYSLSIVIPALYPYYLPALQGVLGQQGAVAALLALGGVLIAVGAFLGPETARIDLDAGERA; encoded by the coding sequence ATGCGCCCCACACATTCGATCCCCGCTGTCTCGTCTGCCTCCTCTGCCTCCGCTGCGGCTCCGTTGGCCACACGTCGCGCTGTGCGCGGCGGAATCTTCGGGAACTATGTCGACCAGTTCGACATCTTCTTGCCGGTCATTGCGCTCGCGCCGGCATCCGCCCAGCTATTCGGTTCGGATAATCTGGTTGGGAACGCAGGCCTGATCTTTGTCGCGACGCTGCTTGGCCGGCCGATCGGGGCGGCGATCTTCGGATCGATCTCTGACCGGATTGGGCGAACGGCGACCACGAAGGTCGCTCTGCTCGGTGTCGCGCTCACGACGCTGCTGATCGCGTTCGTGCCCGACCACACCGTGCTCGGCGGTGGAACTCTTGCTGCAATTCTGCTGCTGCGCTTTGTCGGCGGCATCTTCCTCGGCGGCGAATACACCTCCGCCATTCCGCTCGCGATGGAATGGTCGCGGCCCGAACGGCGCGGCCTCGTCAGCGGCCTCATCATGTGGATGTCGCCCTGGGCCAACGCCTCGATCGCGGGCATGGTGTTTGTGCTGCAGAGCGTGCTCGACGCCGCCGCCTATAACCAGTGGGGCTGGCGTGCGCTATTCGTTTTGGGCTCGCTGCTCGCCTTCACGATGCTGTTCTACTACCGTGCGCGGGTCGAAGAGTCGCCGCAGTGGCAACGTCCATTGCAGCGCACTAACCCGTTGAAAGAAATTCTCGTCGGCCGCCACCGCCGCGCGCTCTGGCAAGTGTTCATCATGATGAGCGGGCTCTGGCTACTCACCAACATGGCGATTCCGGTGCTGGCCGGTCAACTCGGTTCCGGCGCGGGGGCGCTGGGCGCGACAGGGACATTGGATGGTCGAACCCTGTCGTTCGCGATGATGATCGGCACCGCGGCATCCGCTCTCACCATGGCAGCCTGCGGTCATCTCTCGACCTTCACCGGACGGCGGCGCTTCTTTATAGGTTTTGGGGTGCTGACGGCGATGGGCGGGCCGCTGGCGTTTTTTGCAGCGTTCGCAGCGCCGACGCTCGGGCAGCTTGTGCTCGGAGTAGTCGCGCTTCAGGTCGTGACGGTTTCGGCGTACGGGCCGGTCGGGGCGTACCTCGTGGAGCGGTTCCCCACGTCGGTGCGCGCGAGCGGGTACGGGGTCGGCTACAGCCTGTCGATCGTGATTCCCGCGCTCTACCCGTACTACCTGCCGGCGCTGCAAGGCGTTTTGGGGCAGCAGGGTGCGGTGGCTGCGTTGCTCGCGCTCGGCGGGGTGCTGATTGCGGTGGGGGCATTCCTGGGGCCGGAGACGGCGCGCATCGACCTTGACGCTGGCGAGCGCGCTTAG
- a CDS encoding Ppx/GppA phosphatase family protein codes for MTRVAAIDCGTNSIRLLIADLDGHGGLTDVVRTLEVVRLGEGVDRTGQFSQGALVRTLAAVRRYADLCREHGAERIRFVATSATRDAANRAEFTDAVFAILGVPVEVIPGTEEAALSFRGALTALAVPDASEPANLTPQYLVVDLGGGSTELALGANAPEASFSMDVGCVRMTERNIVNDPPSDAELAAVRSDVSAVLDAATVTVDLSQATEVIGVAGTVTTITAHALGLTSYDPVAISGSRLPLADVLRACEDLTRMPRPERAALPYMHPGRVDAIAAGAIIWATVLHRVADAAAAAGHPLEWVTTSEHDILDGVALSLATD; via the coding sequence ATGACCCGCGTCGCCGCCATCGATTGCGGAACCAACTCGATCCGCCTGCTCATCGCCGACCTCGACGGCCACGGTGGCCTTACCGACGTCGTGCGTACTCTCGAAGTCGTACGCCTGGGGGAGGGCGTCGACCGCACTGGCCAGTTCAGCCAGGGCGCCCTCGTTCGCACCCTCGCGGCTGTGCGCCGCTATGCCGATCTGTGCCGCGAGCACGGCGCCGAGCGCATCCGTTTCGTGGCTACCTCTGCCACCCGGGATGCCGCCAACCGTGCCGAGTTCACCGACGCAGTTTTCGCGATTCTGGGTGTGCCGGTCGAAGTGATTCCCGGAACCGAAGAAGCCGCGCTGTCGTTTCGCGGCGCACTCACGGCACTCGCCGTGCCCGACGCCTCGGAGCCTGCGAACCTCACGCCTCAGTACCTTGTGGTTGATCTTGGTGGCGGTTCCACCGAACTTGCGCTCGGTGCAAATGCCCCCGAAGCTTCGTTTTCAATGGATGTCGGTTGCGTGCGCATGACGGAACGCAACATCGTCAACGACCCACCCTCCGATGCGGAACTCGCCGCCGTTCGCAGCGACGTCAGTGCAGTGCTCGACGCCGCGACCGTCACCGTCGATCTCTCGCAGGCCACCGAGGTCATCGGAGTCGCGGGCACCGTCACCACGATCACCGCGCACGCCCTCGGTCTCACGAGCTACGACCCGGTAGCGATTAGCGGCAGCCGTCTCCCGCTCGCGGACGTGCTTCGCGCCTGCGAAGATCTCACCCGCATGCCCCGCCCTGAACGCGCCGCTCTGCCGTATATGCACCCCGGCCGTGTTGACGCGATCGCCGCCGGTGCCATCATCTGGGCCACGGTGCTGCATCGAGTAGCGGATGCCGCGGCTGCAGCCGGTCATCCTCTCGAGTGGGTGACGACCAGCGAGCACGACATCCTCGATGGTGTCGCCCTCTCGCTAGCGACTGACTGA